From the Kitasatospora atroaurantiaca genome, the window GAGGCTCTCAGGCGGAGCCGGCCCGCTGGATGGTGATGACCCGGTCGGTGAGCTGCAGGGTCGCGGCCTCCGGATCGGTGTAGTTGAGCACCCGTCGGCCACGGACCACCGCGAGCACCAGGTCGGCGCACTCACGCGGGCTGCGCCCGGCCTCGGCCCTGGTGACCGGGCGCTCGACCACGTCCAGACCGGTGCCGTAGGTGAACAGGTCCTCCATCACGGCGCCGGCGTGCGGGCTGAGCATCGACATGCCGAGCAGCCGGCCCGCCGAGCTGGAGCTGGTGACCACCACGTCGGCGCCGCTCTGCCGCAGCAGCGGGGCGTTCTCGTCCTCCCGTACGGCTGCGACGACCGTGGCGCCCTTGTTGAGCTGGCGGGCCGTCAGGGTGATCAGGACGGCGGTGTCGTCGCGCTCGGGGGCGACCACCACCTGGGAGGCCGTGGGGAGTTCGGCGCGCCGCAGGGTGTCGGTACGGGTGGCGTCACCCAGCACACCGACCAGTCCGTCACCGGTCGCCTGGTCGATCGCCTTGCGCTGCGGGTCGACGACCACGATCGAGTCCTTGCGGACGCCCTGTCCGAGCAGCGTGGCCACGGCGTGACGGCCCTTGGTGCCGTACCCGACGACGACGGTGTGCTCGCGCACGGTGGACCTCCAGCGGTTCAGCCGCCACTGCTGGCGGGTGCGCTCGGTGAGCACCTCGAGGGTCGTGCCGACCAGGATGATCAGGAAGATCACGCGCAGCGGGGTGATCACGAAGATGTTGGTGAGCCGGGCGGCGTCGCTGACCGGGGTGATGTCGCCGTAGCCGGTGGTGGAGAGGGTGACCGTCGCGTAGTACGCGGAGTCCAGGAAGTCGACCGTGCCGTCGGCGTTGTCGTGGTAGCCGGCGTGGTCCGCCCAGACGATCAGGGTGGTGGCGACCAGCACGCCCAGGGCCATGGCCAGCCGCAGCGCGACCTGGCGGAGCGCCGGGGCGGCCTTCCTGGCGGGCAGCAGGATGTCGGTGTCCCGGCCCGGCTCGTCGCCCGCGTGCAGCCGTGCCCTGCTCAAGGGGCCGGCAGCAGCTCGGTCCGGCCGCCGGCCGGGACACCGCCGGGCGGGACGACCGCGAGCGCCTCGGCGAGCGCGAGACCGCGCAGCATCGCCGGGCCGTCGAAGGCGAGCGGGACGACGCCCTGATCGGTGCGGACGACGGGCAGCAGCCGGGTGTCGGTGGGGTGCCCGGGGAGGTCGACGGCGGCGGGTTCCGTCCGCAGGTCGGGCCCCGGACGGCCGGAGAGGCCGTGCAGCAGCGGGAGGGCGAGGGTGACGGCCCCCGCGACGGCGGCCAGCGGGTTGCCCGGCAGGCCCACCAGGTGGCGGCCTCCCGGGAGTTCGGCGAGCAGCATCGGGTGGCCGGGGCGGACGGCGACGCCGTCGACCAGCAGGTGAGCTCCGGAAGCCTCCAGCGCGGCGTGCAGGAAGTCGACCGGGCCGGCCGCGGTGCCGCCCGTGGTGATCACGACGTCGGCGGGCGAGTGCCGGACGGCGTCCCGGAGCAGTCCGAAGTCGTCCCTGACCTGGCGCCGGCCGGTCAGCTCCGCCCCGGCGGCGCTCAGCCACGGGGCGAGCATCGGACCGAGCGCGTCGCGGACCCGCCCGGTCTGCGGCAGCCCGGAGTCGAGGAGCTCGTCGCCCAGAAGGAGGAGCTCGACGGTGGGGCGGCGGTGGACGGTGAGCCGGTCGTGCCCGCAGGCCGCGGCGAGGCCGAGCACGGCCGGGGTGACGGGCGTACCGGCCGGGAGCAGCGCTTCGCCCCCTCGGCACTCCTGGCCGCGCGGGCGGACGTCCTGGCCGGGGGCCACCTCGCCAAGGGCGTACAGCAGGCCGTGCTCGGTGCGGCCGTGCTCACGGCGCAGTACGCCGGTCGCGCCCGGCGGGAGCTGGGCACCGGTGGCGATCTCCACGGCCTCGCCGTCGGCGAGGGGTGCCGCGTCCTGCCCGGCGAGCACGCGGCCGGCCGGGCGCCAGGGGCCAGGCCCGGAGACGGCCCAGCCGTCCATCGCGGAGGTGTCGAAGGCGGGGAGGTCGGTGAGCGCGGCGAGCGGCGCGGCCAGGGTGTGGCCGAGGGCGGCCGCCAGCTCCGCCTCGATGGCGGGCAGCGGCTGACGGGCCGCCAGGCGGGCGGCACGGCGGGCCTGCGGCCACGGTCCGTCGT encodes:
- a CDS encoding molybdopterin molybdotransferase MoeA, with product MAPPPTAGTLHDGPWPQARRAARLAARQPLPAIEAELAAALGHTLAAPLAALTDLPAFDTSAMDGWAVSGPGPWRPAGRVLAGQDAAPLADGEAVEIATGAQLPPGATGVLRREHGRTEHGLLYALGEVAPGQDVRPRGQECRGGEALLPAGTPVTPAVLGLAAACGHDRLTVHRRPTVELLLLGDELLDSGLPQTGRVRDALGPMLAPWLSAAGAELTGRRQVRDDFGLLRDAVRHSPADVVITTGGTAAGPVDFLHAALEASGAHLLVDGVAVRPGHPMLLAELPGGRHLVGLPGNPLAAVAGAVTLALPLLHGLSGRPGPDLRTEPAAVDLPGHPTDTRLLPVVRTDQGVVPLAFDGPAMLRGLALAEALAVVPPGGVPAGGRTELLPAP
- a CDS encoding potassium channel family protein, with amino-acid sequence MALGVLVATTLIVWADHAGYHDNADGTVDFLDSAYYATVTLSTTGYGDITPVSDAARLTNIFVITPLRVIFLIILVGTTLEVLTERTRQQWRLNRWRSTVREHTVVVGYGTKGRHAVATLLGQGVRKDSIVVVDPQRKAIDQATGDGLVGVLGDATRTDTLRRAELPTASQVVVAPERDDTAVLITLTARQLNKGATVVAAVREDENAPLLRQSGADVVVTSSSSAGRLLGMSMLSPHAGAVMEDLFTYGTGLDVVERPVTRAEAGRSPRECADLVLAVVRGRRVLNYTDPEAATLQLTDRVITIQRAGSA